In Defluviimonas aquaemixtae, the sequence GAGGTGACGATGCAGCCCATGAAACGCAGCAGAGTGATCGGCCTCGCGGCGGCGGTTTTGCTGATCTCAACGGTCGTGACCGGCCTTTTTCTTGGCGTGCAGACGCGGGCACAGTTCAAGGAAATCGCCGCAAGCTGGACCGGATATGCCGATGATGCCGCGAAGAAAGGCGTCTGGATCAGCTCGATCCGCGGCTATCTGGGCTACGGCGGCATCATCCATAACTTCAAGAATTATGTCCTGCGCGGCGAAGACGTCTATCGCGAGCGTGTCGAGGTCCAATTGGCCCAGTTCGATGCGGTGCTGGACGAATACCTCGCCGAGCCTCTGCCGGAAGAGGAGCGTGACGCGCTTCAGACGATTGCTGCCACGATCGCGGAATACGAGGCGAAACTGCCCATCGCCACCACGGCGGCACGCGAGGGCTGGCCCGCCGAACGCACCGACGCGCTGGTGCGGGTGGATGACAGCGGCGCGCTTCTTGCTTTCACGGCTTTGGAGCAGATCTGGCGCGAGAACCGGGCGCAGAGTACCGAACGGATGATATCGGCCGTGTCCAAAGGGCAGACGCTGATCGATTTCGGGTTCGTGTCGATGTTCGCTCTGGTCGTCGTGGCGCTGTCGCTTGGATTTCTGATGGCGCTCTTGCTGCGCGACATGTGGGTGGCGATGGATAGCCTGTCGGATGAACTGGTTCATCGGCGGCGGCTGGAACAATCCGAAAAGCTATTGGCCGAGACCGTCGAGCAGAGCCCCGCGACGATCCTGATCACCGATACTGACGGGCGTATCCAATATGCCAATCAGAAATTCGAGGATATCACCGGCTGGAACCGAAGCGAGCTTGCCGGGCGAACGCCGAAGCTGCTTCAGTCCGGCGATACACCGAAAGCGACCTATGACGATATCCGCGCGCGGCTGATGCGCGGCGACGCCTGGCATGGCGTTTTCCGCAACAAGCGCAAATCCGGCGGCAGCTACTGGGCGGAAACCACGATCCTGCCGCTCATGGGACCCGACGGCGAGGTGCGGAACTTCATCGGCATCGGCGAGGACATCACCGAAAAGCGCCGCGCTCAGGAACAGGTGGCGCGGGCACAGAAGATGGAGGCCGTGGGGCTTCTGGCCGGTGGCATCGCGCATGATTTCAACAACATCCTGACGACCATCGTGGGGGCTGCGCATCTGGCATCGCTCGACGCGGCCGAGGACAGCGACCTGGCGGTCGAGGTCGAGCAGATCGACATCGCCGCGCGGCGCGCCCAAAGTCTTGTCGGGCAGCTTCTGACATTCGCGCGCCGCGAGCCGGGGATAGCGGTTCCGACCGATATTTGCGCCGTGATCGCCGAGGTCGCCCGCCTGCTGCGGGCCGCGATTCCGCAGACCGTTGCGATTGAGACCCCGGACCCGGCAGAGCCGATGCCGGTGCTGGCCGATCCCACCCATCTGCACCAGATCCTGATGAACCTCTGCGGCAATGCCGCGGAAGCCATTGGCGGCGCGTCCGGTCGGATCACCATATCCGTCGCTCGGCCCAGAAAGACGCCGGACGGGCTTGCATCACGCCGCGAAGGCTGGGTTCGGCTGGTCGTGGAAGATGACGGACCAGGCATGTCGTCGGCGACGTTGGACAGTGTTTTCGATCCGTTTTTCACGACGAAGCCGATCGGCAAGGGGACCGGGCTTGGGCTGACGGTTGTGCAGCGGCTGGTGCAGGAAACCGGCGGACTCATCACTGCCGACAGCAGGCCGGGCAATGGCGCGCGTTTCACGTTGTGGTTGCCCGGCGCCGATCATCTGGCGCTGGCCGATGCGGCAGAGCCGGTGAAGTTGCCGCGCGGGCGCGAGCGGCTGCTGATCATAGATGACGAGGCCGAGATCGCCTCGATGTTCCGGCGGCTTCTGATGCGGCTCGGATACCAGGTGGACGCCTTCAGTCGCGCGACTGTCGGGCTAGATCGTTTCCGTGAAAACCCCGGCCGATACGATCTGGTCATTCTCGACCTCGTGATGCCGGAACTGCCCGGTGATGAACTGGCGGCCGAGATCAGGGCGCAGCGTCCCGATTGCCCGATCCTGATCTGTTCAGCCTACCGCCGGAGTAATCTGGAATTGCGCGGGCCAAGTCCGGGAGTCCTCGACAAGCCCGTCGAGCCGATGGTGCTGGCGCAGCGGGTGCGAGCGATGCTCGATGATGCCGGTTCCGCTGGGTCCGCCGGCGCGTAGCCTAGCCCGCTCCGTCACAATTCGTCACAAGAAACAGCAAACTGTAACCCGATTGGCAACATCTGACGGAAGGCAGCGCGTTAGTCTTCCGGCATCTGCCGGTTCCGGGGGGGGTGCGGGTATCTGCACCGCATTCGGGCTTTGCCGGCAGGTCTTGACCCGATGCCGCAGGGAGGGGCACTGCAATGCGAAACAGCCAATCGGTCATTCAACATGGGCTGGCGGGAACGGCGGCTTTGTTGCTGGTTCTCGTCACGGGTCCGGCCTCTGGCCAAGACCCCGGCTTTGCACCGCTGCCCGAACCGAAGGAAGTCAACGAGGTCCGCGCAAAGCTGGGCGGCATGCTGTTCTTCGATGACCGCCTGTCCGGCGACACCGGCAGTTCCTGTTCGACCTGCCACGATCCCGAACAGGGTTGGGGCGACGGGCTGGCCCTGTCGGACGGCTATGCAGGCGGCGTGTACTTCCGCAATGCGAAATCGCTTTTCAACACTTCCTACAGCAATGTCCTGATGTGGGGTGGCCGGCTCGACGGCGCCGATATGAGCACGGTCAGCCGCGACATGCTGACCGAAAGCCACACCATGAACATGGATAGCCGTCTCGCGCAGGAGCGGCTGAAGCAGGTGCCGGAATATGCGGCCCTGTTCGAGGAAGGCTTCGGCGGCGATCCCTATGGCGGCAAGATCTACAGTGCTCTCGGCGAATACCTGAAGACCATCCGCACCACGGGCGCGCCCTTCGATGCCTATCTGAACGGCGATACCGCGGCACTCTCCGAGGCGGCGACGCGCGGGATGGAACTGTTCGAGGGCAAGGCGGGCTGCATTTCCTGTCACAACGGACCGACGCTGTCGGATGGCGGCGCGCATGCGACCGGCGTACCCGACCATCCCGATCTGCAAGAGGATGCCGAACGCCAGATCGTGATGCTGCGCTTCTTCGCCACGCTCGGCACGCCCAATTACATGAACCTGCGCGAGGATGCCGGGCATTACGCCGTGACCAAGGACGACGACGACCGCGGCAAGTTCGCGACGCCGGGGCTTTGGGATGTAGGCCAGACCGCGCCCTACATGCACTCAGGTGTCTTCGCGACGCTGCCAGAGGTGGTCGCCTTCTACAATGCCGGGAATGAGCAGGTCGCGCCGCTCGGCCTCAGCGCCGAGGAAGAGGCCGACCTCGTGGCCTTTCTCGAAAGCCTGACGGGTGATGCGCCCGATGTCACCGTTCCCGAACTGCCCGACTACGCCATGCGCGTCGTCGGCGAGAACTGAGGAGGTGCCCGGTATGACACGGAAAACAACGCAACTCATCGGCTCGGCTGCGCTTGCGGCGCTGATCGGTACCGCGGCCACGGCCCAGGACGCGCCGCCGCTGGCGACGCTGGGGCCGGTGCCGGACCCCGTCGACAATCCGATGACGCCGGAAAAGATCGCCCTGGGCGAGAAGCTCTTTTGGGACGGGCGGCTGTCGGGCAACGGCGCGATGCCGTGTTCGGCCTGCCACCTGCCCGATCTGGGCTGGGGCACCGGCGGGCCGATCAGCTTTGGCTATCCCGGCACGCAGCATTGGCGCAACAGCCAGACGATCCTCAATTCGGCCTATTACAACAAGCTGTTCTGGGAAGGCTCCAAGACCTCTCTGGAAGCGCAGGCCAAGGGCGCCGCGGGCGGTGCCGTGGCCGGCAATGGCGACGGCTCGATGATGGAAATGCGGCTGCGCTTCGTTCCCGACTATGTCGTCGCGTTCAAAGAGGTGTTCGGCACCGAATGGCCGCATTCCGCACAGGCATGGGACGCGATCGCCGCCTATGAACGCACGATCGTCACCGATCCCGGCAAGGTTCCGTTCGATCGCTTCCTTGCGGGCGACGGTGCCGCGATGACCGAGAATGCCAAACGCGGCATGGATATTTTCAACGGCAAGGCTGGCTGCATTTCGTGCCACAACGGCGCGCTGGCTTCGGATCAGAAGTTCTACAATACCGGTGTTCCGGCGGCGGCCGAATTCAGCGAAGACCCGCTTTATCAGATCACGCTGCGTTGGGAATTGTACCAGAAGGGCGGATCGGAAGAGGATTACCGCACCGGCGATGATGATCTGGGCCTTTATCACCAGACCAAGCGCCCGGACGACAAGCACAAGTTCCGCACGCCGTCGTTGCGCGAATTGCGCTGGACAGACCCATACATGCACAACGGCAGCCTCGCAACGCTGGCCGATGTGGTCGCGTTCTACGATGGCGGCGGCGGCGATGGGCAGACCGCCGGTCTGCAACCTCTTGGCCTGAGCACCGAGGAACAGGCGGACCTCGTCGCCTTCCTCGAAGCGCTGTCGATGGACGAGCCGCTGATCCTGGAAGAACCCGAGCTTCCCGAAACCGCAACCTGGGCGGAGTTTCCGAAATGAACAAGGCAATCACAGCCAAGGGCGTGGGCCAAAAGCGCGCCTGTCAGTCGATAAGCCGCAGGAACTTCCTGATCCTCGGCGGCGCCTCGGTCACGGTGCTGGCGACCTATGGCAGCGGCGCCGAGGCGCAGGAGCTCGTCTCATCCTCCTATGCGCGCAAGGTGATCGGCAAGGTGTCCGACCTGGAACCGGGCACGGCGCTTTCCTTTACCTATCCGACCGACGATATCGAGAACCTCGTCATGATGCTGAACGAAGAGGCCGGCGGCGGCGTGGGAGAGGGGCGCAACATCGTCGCCTTCAACACCATCTGTCCGCACTTGGGCGGCTATATGGGCGAGAGCGAGTTCAAACCGCAGCACTCGGTTCTGGGGCCATGCCCCCTGCACCTGTCGACCTTCGATCTGTCGCGCCACGGGATGATCGTGTCCGGCCATTCATCGGCCAGCCTGCCGCAGATCGTGCTGGAAATCGAAGGCGACGACATCGTGGCCACCGGTGTCATGGGGCTGTTCTACGGCTACAGCCAGAACCCTTCCGGCGCGTGAGGCAAGGAGAACAGAGATGACCACCACAATCCAGAACCGCGATTCCGTTCCGCTGCCGCCGCCCGATGCCGAGGTGCTGACGACCGCGTGCAGCTACTGCATCGTCGCCTGTTCCTACAAGGTCTACCGTTGGCCCGTCGGGACCGAGGGCGGCACCCAGGCCGACCAGAACGTCTTCGGCGTCGACTTTCCCAGTGGCGGCGTGCCATGGATCGCTGAGTCGCAGCACAATATCGGCATGCACGAGGGGCGCCAGCATCACTTCGTTATCATTGCCGATCCCGATGCAGAGGTCGTCAATCGCGACGGCAACCACTCGGTACGCGGCGGCACGCTGGCGCAGAAGATATACAACCCCGACACGCCGACCCGCGACCGTCTGAAATACCCCACGATCCGCATCGGCGGCGTCCTGACGCCGGTCAGCTGGGATCTGGCCACCGACGTCATGGCCGAAGTGTCGAAATACGTGCTCAAGAATTACGGGGAACATGCCTGGGGCATGAAGACCTACAGCTACGAGTATTTCGAGAATACCTACGCGATCCGCAAGCTTGTGGACCGTGCAATCGGCACGCCGGTCTACGCGCCCCATGACAAGCCCCAAAACGCCGAGGATGCGGCGGGGCTCGACGATGCCGGCATCAACTCTTTCGCCGCCTCCTACGATGATTGGGGATCCTGCGATGTCGCCTTCCTGTCGGGCGTCGATCCGTACGAGACCAAGACCGTGCTCTTCACGGAATGGATGATGTATGGCGAAAATCCCGACAAGAAGATGATCTTCGTCACGCCGCACAAGACGATGGGCGTGGAATACGGGCTGCGAAACGGCGGCCTGTGGCTGCCGATCATCCCCGGCACCGATACCGTCCTGCATCTGGCGCTCGCCAAGATCATCATCGACAATGGTTGGCAGGATCAGGAATTCATCGACAAATGGGTGAACAACAAGTGGGAGATCGAAAGCGGCTTCGGCCGTGGCACCCGCAACACCCGCTGGCAATGGCGCACGACATGGGGCCGCTGGCAATCGGACTGGGAGGATTTCCAGAAATTCATCGCCGAGGAACCCGTGGCGGTGCTGGAAGAGGCGGCGAAGATCACCGGGCTCGACCCCGCCGACATCCAGCGGGCGGCCGAGATGATCGCGAAGCCGCGTGAGGATGGATCGCGGACCAAGACCTCGTTCATGCTGGAAAAGGGCAATTACTGGTCCAACAACTACATGAACACGGCGTCTCTGGCCTCCCTGGGTCTGATCTGCGGCGCCGGCAACCGGCCCGGACAGGTCATCAGCCGGGGTGGCGGCCACCAGCGCGGCGGCATGAAGCCGGGCGGCGGCAAGGGCTTCCTTTCACCTGAAAAGCATCCCGGCCGCCGCAAGAAGGCGCTGAACGTCGACCGCTGGGTGATGGATGGCAAGGTGCGGTTCTTCTGGACGATCGGCTGCACCTGGTTCGCCGCGATGTTGGCCAGCCAGGAGCTTGCCAGCCGCGTCGCCGATCTGACGGTGCGCAATCCGAACCAGCCCCGGTCCGTCGACCGCGATCACCTGATCGAAGTCTTCAAGGCCCGCGTCGACAGCGGCGGCATGATGCTGGTCGACAGCGACATCTACCCGGTCGATCCGCTGAACACCCAATATGCCGATATCGTCCTGCCGGCGGCGGGCTGGGGCGAGGTCGATTTCGCCCGCTGTAACGCCGAACGGCGGCTTCGGCTCTACGCCAAGTTCAACGACGCACCGGGAGAGGCGAAGCCCGACTGGTGGGCAGTGGGGCAGTTCGCCAACAAGATGGGTTTTTCGGGTTTCGACTGGCAGGAATCCAATGACATCTTCGAGGAGGCGTCGCGCTTTTCCCGCGGCGGCGTCCTCAGCTACCATGTGCTGGCGCAAGAGGCGAAGAAGGAAGGCAAGAAGGCGCATGAGAAGCTGCGCGAGCTTGGAACCACCGGCATCCAGACGCCGGTGCGCCTGATCGACGGCCAGATGGTCGGCACCAAGCGGCTGCACGACGCCGAGAACGAGTGGGGTGAGGTCGAGGGCGACACCTATGACCAGAAATGGCTTTATGCCTTCGGCACCCATACCGGCAAGGCCAACATGCTGAAGACGCCCTGGGCCACCGATAGCTGGATCGATTTCTACGACGCGATCAAGCCCCGCCCCGAAAAGGGCGAGATCTGGATCACCAACGGCCGCGTGAACGAGACCTGGCAATCGGGCTTCGACGACCTGCGCAAGCCCTATCTGGCCAAACGCTGGCCCTGGCCGCATATCGTGATCCACCCTGACGACGCGGCCCCGCAGGGGATCGAGTCGGGCGACCTGGTCGAAGGCTTCAACGACACCGTCTATGTCCAGCAGGGCGAACCGATCGGGGTCAAGGATGGCGACCTCAGCTTCACCAAGCTGATGGAGCATGGCCATATCAAGACCACCACCGGTCAGTTCGTCGCCGTTGCCATCGTCTCGGACGAGATGCGGCCGGGCGTGGCCAAGGCGGCCTTCAACTATCCCGGCTCGATGGCGAATTCGGTCTGCCATGCGGTGCCCGATCCGGTGTCGGGCAACTACCGCTACAAGCTGGGCCGCGGCGTGCTGCGGAAGGTCGGCGAAAGCGCCTACAAGAACAACTATCTGGAAATGTCGTTGAAACCGCGCCCGATCGTTTGAGCGCAGTCGTTGCCGCCGCCGGTTCCTTCGGTGGCGGCAATTTTGAGTGGGGAGCTGGTCAATGGCATTGGGCGTCGTCACCTGCGCCGCCACGGGAGGTACCGAACAGACGTTTTCCGACCTCTGCCGATGTTTGACGGCGGCAGGTTGGCGGGTCGTCGGAACCCTTCAGCAATCGCACCACGGAACAACCGGTCGCCGTTGCGACATGGATGTCCGGATTCTGCCCGACGGTCCCGTGATCCGGATCAACCAGAAACTCGGTCCCGGCGCACGCGGATGCAGGCTGGACGCCAGTGCGCTGGAAACGGCGGTCGCGGCAGTGGAACGGGAGTTTGCCCGTGGGGCCGATCTGCTCATCGTCAACAAGTTCGGAAAACACGAGGCCGCGGGACGTGGCTTCCGCGCGCTGATCGCCGAGGCTTTGCTGCAAGATATCCCTGTCATATGCGGCCTAAGAGATCTGAACCAGGCGACGTTCGAGGATTTCGCCGGATCAGCTGCCGAATATCTCCAAAATGATCCAGAGATTTTGGAGAACTGGGTGAACGATGTGGCCGCGCTGAGGGTTGCCTGAACCGGGTTCCGTCGCAGTCGTTGGTGGCCAGGCTCCGAAACTCGGTTGTCCGCTTCACGCACATCGCGACCGTTCAGACCCGGCGCAGCATCGGTCAAGATAGGCTCTCTGCGGACCTCGGATGCAGCGCGGCATCCGGATGGAGCAGGGCCTCTCGTAGCGACAAGATCGGCCCATAGCCGACCTTCTACGGTATCTCGGCCGCGGCCCCAATGCAGATGTTCATGTCCTGCGCAGCATCGCGCGACCGTTCTAGGTCCGCTTTGCGGACGGCGAGACCCAATTGAATCGTGCGCGCCTGGATGCAAGGATTAGCGAAACAAAGCCCCTAACGCTGCAGGCGCTCGACACCACGCTTTTCGCAGAATGCACACTGTTCTCACGGAGACGTCAGAAGCGCATCCGCGCCCACCTTCTGCAACGCAATGACAAGATCGAGGCTCACGCCACCGCACGCTACAGCCGAGTCACCCGTCCAGTTGAGCGGCACGATCACATTGGCCGGCGGACTGCCGACGGCCGCGCTGGTCGCATCATAGGGCTTCAGGTCGGGATAGGTCAGCACCGTTCCATCGACTGGAACGGCAGTCCGAACCTCAGCGAAGACCCCTTGGCAAATGAGGTTACCGTTGCTGTCCGCCTCATTCACGAATGTGGGCTTGTATGAGCGTCCGGCCATGTCGGTGCAGATTCGCCCTGCGTCGACCTGCCCCCCAGGCGTGCAACTCCAGATGTATCGAGGCACGTCGAGGTCCGGCCACACCTGCCCGCTGCCGACCGATGTCGGACCAAATTGCGCCTTGCACCAGGTCGTGACATCTACCGGGAGCTGGCTTCCAAAGCCGCAGAGCCAGGCGCCCTCGACATCGCTCCAGGCCGCATATGAGGAACCACCATGTTGGGCGGCGCAGACCTGCTGAACGTTGATTTGATTGGTCGCGGAGCCGCTGATGCAACTCGCAATCTGCCCGGTCACAGTCCCCGACCATCCGTCGCCGTAGGTCGTTTGGCAGTAGCTATTCAGATCGGGTGTGTAGACTCCGGTCGTATCGGTGTCGTCGCGCTGATGCAAAAACAGGTAATCGACCGTCACGCTCGAAATGAAGGGGGCCGGATCTGCCGCTGTCGGCAAGTTCACCGGCTGGGCGGGGTCGATGCTGATCGGGCGACGGAAAAGTCCCGCCGGGCGCGTCAACGGATCGGTCGTACCCTTCAGCGACATTGCCGCCACCACCGGCTCGGCGACAGCCTGTGGAACGCAGCAGTAGGTGGACATTAGAGGCGACGGATTGCCGGTGGGGCGGGTGGTGACTGCCAAGTCGCCGCAGAGAAGCTGTGGCGCCCCTAGGGGCGTTCCGGTGGGGTTGACTGCCTGCACCGCACTCAGCGTGGGCGCGTTCAAATCGTTCCGCTCGACATAGGCCGCTTTCAGGATCGCTCGTGCTAGGTTGATCCGGATCTGGCCAAGGATCTCCTCGTCCGAGAAGAAAGGCGGAGCGAGAAGGTCTGAGAGTGGCCGGAGATCGAGGAAGATCGGCACGATATCCGCGCCCGAGGGCACGCCGTCCTCCGAACAGTCGCCGCCGCCGTAGCACCTGAAATCACGGTTCTCGGTGGTGACAATCTTCTTGATGCTCGACATAGCCTCCTGGGCGGATTTGACATCGACTCCGCCACCGCTGCCTTCATAGTCTACCGAAAGCCCGGCCGAGATGTTCGTCTGGCTGTCGCGGAGGGAGTTGATCGCCTCTTCGTTCAAGGTCAGTTTTCGCGAACCGCGCGCCCCGAAGGTCACCGCATTAGGGTAGTGCGTTCCCCATTCCGAGATCACGACCTCATAGGCCTTGTCCGCCGCCGGTTTGCCCTTGAGATTGCGGATCGTAGTCACGAAATCCGGACTGAGCGTCGTGTAATAACGGTTCAGGACCAGCGCGAACTTTGACTTGACCTCCGTCATTTCCGCGACGACAGATTTCGTCTCCGAGAGCTCCTGTATCTTGTGCGAAGTGCCGACGTTAACACTGGTCTTCGCATTGAAGCCGAAGAGGCTGACGCTCGCATTTACGCCTATGTCGAGCGAGTCTGAATTTGCCATGTCGCGGCCGGTGTCGATTGTGCGTGCCTTGCTGGAACCGATCGTCTGGTCGTCGGATTTGTAGGTCCAGCCGAATGGGATGTCGGCATTGCCGCCGCTCGCATATCCGACCTTCTGGTATGAATAGGAATTCGTGTCGGGCACTTGGAACAAAACATTCCGGCAACCGGTGTTCTTCTGAATGTTGTATGGATCGAGACCGTTGATGTTGTAGCAGAAGGTCACATAGTCGAAATTGCCCGAGACCGGCGCGAAGTTGCTGCCGTAGGTCTGGTCCTGTTTGGGGTCCTTTGACGGATCGTAGGGGTCGATCGGGACGTAGAACTTCAGGTCGCCGCTCGGCAAGGGAAAGGCCGCGGCATCGGCGCCCGGAGGCGGCTCGAGCTGAAAGCACGCAGGCCGCGGAGCGCATCCCTCCGTCGAAGCCTTGAGAACACCCAGCACCTTACCATTTGCCCCCGGAGTCAGATCGGCGAGGTTGTAGCTGCCCGGTGTCCCTGCTACCGGCTGCACCTCAGCCTGCATCGCGCCGACATCGGTGTAGAAGTGCAGCGCACCGCTTTTCGCACGCAGGATCGCGATATAGGGCAGTGACACATAAGTGCCGTGCGGGCTGCTATCCCCGTCGGGCAGATCGACTTGGACGGGCAGCTTCTTGTCGGCGACCTGAGCAGTCTCGTCGCGCCAGATGCCCGCCAAGTCGAGGTCTTCTGACCCGGCGGTTGTCGAAAACGTAAGGCTCGCGGTGAAGATGGCCGCCAGGTTCGTGGAAACTCTCATACGTCCCTCCCCGAGTGCAGCGCGGCCTCGGGGTGGAGGTCGGCGGCCTTTCTGTTCGGGTGGCGCGCCTAGTGCCCCGGCCCGTCGCCCGTGGTGTGTTCGTGGCTCTTGTCGGAAGTCGGCTCGTTGTTGTCGTGGTCACGAGAGTCGCGATTATCGTCTTCGCCGTCAGGATGCTCGGCATCATAGGCCTTGCGAAACTCTTCTGCGGATTGGCTTTCGCCGTCGCCACGCTCTGTGTCGAACTCTGCGATCGTGTCCCAGATCGACTCGATTTGAACGGTGTCTGCCTCGTCCATATCTGAAGCACCGTCGCGTTCAGGCATCCTCCGTAGCGCGGCAGCTATACCGTCGACGACCGGCCGAGGCTGCCTCTGCATCCCAAATACAATCCGGCGTCGCGGGTTCGGCGCCACATCCAGATCCTGCTGAGCGCGAAAGTCATTGAGCACGCGCACGGCCTCGGAGGGCTTCACGGCCCTACCCACCCAGTTCGCGGCGCGGACGACGACCGGCTCGTTGGCCCCGCCTTCGGAGTCAGAATCCTCTAAGGTATCGGCCCACCGGATATCGCCGGTCAGCGAATCCACATCCTCGACGATCTTCCTATTGGGATTGCCCAGAGCGACAATCAAGGCATCGAGATCGGTGTAGCTCTTCCGGTCAGCCGGATCGAGTACCTCCGGGTAGGGGATGTCGAGGTCATCGCATGCGCTCCTCAGAATGAATGACGCCCGTGCGTCGAACTCGGCATCCTGCGCGGATCCCGGCGCGGCAACATATGCGGTGCGCTTCGCGAGGAAACGCCCCTTGGTCAGACGGTAACGTGTCCTGCCGGGCTCGTACTCAGAGTTTACGCCATTGGCCCTTGCATGCGCGAGAAATTCGTCAACCCTGATCGAGCGCGCGGGCTCGAGAACCATCGGATGCGGCT encodes:
- a CDS encoding MAC/perforin domain-containing protein → MRVSTNLAAIFTASLTFSTTAGSEDLDLAGIWRDETAQVADKKLPVQVDLPDGDSSPHGTYVSLPYIAILRAKSGALHFYTDVGAMQAEVQPVAGTPGSYNLADLTPGANGKVLGVLKASTEGCAPRPACFQLEPPPGADAAAFPLPSGDLKFYVPIDPYDPSKDPKQDQTYGSNFAPVSGNFDYVTFCYNINGLDPYNIQKNTGCRNVLFQVPDTNSYSYQKVGYASGGNADIPFGWTYKSDDQTIGSSKARTIDTGRDMANSDSLDIGVNASVSLFGFNAKTSVNVGTSHKIQELSETKSVVAEMTEVKSKFALVLNRYYTTLSPDFVTTIRNLKGKPAADKAYEVVISEWGTHYPNAVTFGARGSRKLTLNEEAINSLRDSQTNISAGLSVDYEGSGGGVDVKSAQEAMSSIKKIVTTENRDFRCYGGGDCSEDGVPSGADIVPIFLDLRPLSDLLAPPFFSDEEILGQIRINLARAILKAAYVERNDLNAPTLSAVQAVNPTGTPLGAPQLLCGDLAVTTRPTGNPSPLMSTYCCVPQAVAEPVVAAMSLKGTTDPLTRPAGLFRRPISIDPAQPVNLPTAADPAPFISSVTVDYLFLHQRDDTDTTGVYTPDLNSYCQTTYGDGWSGTVTGQIASCISGSATNQINVQQVCAAQHGGSSYAAWSDVEGAWLCGFGSQLPVDVTTWCKAQFGPTSVGSGQVWPDLDVPRYIWSCTPGGQVDAGRICTDMAGRSYKPTFVNEADSNGNLICQGVFAEVRTAVPVDGTVLTYPDLKPYDATSAAVGSPPANVIVPLNWTGDSAVACGGVSLDLVIALQKVGADALLTSP